The following proteins are encoded in a genomic region of Candida albicans SC5314 chromosome 4, complete sequence:
- a CDS encoding uncharacterized protein (Ortholog(s) have protein binding, bridging activity, role in vesicle-mediated transport and cytosol, nucleus localization) has protein sequence MIPNHILILGSPNSGKLRIANLISKNEEIPNLEDVESHSGLIVKTSLRTKYYFLKLNILIDEYSESKEATDEKKLSELHKWYQEFKSEEFGELREVLDGLMFTINMKTDSISFIGDALEIIEQIKISLGDEENLHDWGGFIAVVGSCPENQIVEDDLILEIEDMVLSQGLEFINLSTEGENEYKEKQGKDRIVELIESHDWTNLEMLKVDSKQYETNKLAKMESMKQKLINEKEELDLDDIFSKLNLARDHAQSLTQDERDKYANKVIEEIIDFL, from the coding sequence ATGATACCGAATCATATATTGATACTAGGTTCTCCTAATAGTGGGAAATTGAGAATTgctaatttgatttcaaaaaacGAAGAAATACCAAATTTAGAGGATGTCGAATCACATAGTGGATTAATAGTAAAAACGTCACTACGAACAAAATATTACTTTCTCAAATTAAACATATTAATAGACGAGTATTCAGAGTCAAAAGAGGCCACTGATGAAAAGAAACTTTCAGAGCTACATAAATGGTACCAAGAGTTTAAATCTGAAGAGTTTGGGGAGTTGAGGGAGGTATTGGATGGTTTGATGTTTACCATAAACATGAAAACAGATTCAATATCCTTTATTGGTGATGCTTTAGAAATAATagaacaaatcaaaatatctTTGGGCGATGAAGAAAACCTCCACGACTGGGGAGGATTCATTGCAGTTGTGGGGTCATGTCCAGAGAATCAAATAGTTGAAGACGACCTTATTTTAGAAATCGAGGACATGGTGTTGTCACAAGGTCTCGAATTTATAAACTTGTCGACTGAGGGAGAGAACGAGTACAAGGAAAAACAAGGCAAAGATAGAATAGTCGAATTGATTGAGAGTCACGATTGGACGAATTTGGAGATGCTTAAAGTTGACTCCAAGCAATATGAGACCAATAAACTCGCCAAAATGGAATCAATGAAacagaaattgataaatgaaaaagaggAGTTGGATCTCGATGATATTTTTAGCAAGTTGAATCTTGCTCGAGACCATGCACAGTCATTAACTCAAGATGAAAGGGACAAATATGCTAACAAAgttattgaagaaattataGACTTTTTGTAA
- a CDS encoding ureidoglycolate hydrolase (Ortholog(s) have ureidoglycolate lyase activity and cytosol, nucleus localization), whose product MVLKTFKVDGISPIKAETLTPESFSKYGGVISADHQLEKVQSSEANYGTAIKIHKVAPIVNNYSNCPSGKEATANWNIFRCKAPKHLINHGSLNSVYTSKVLERHPFSTQTFLPLGQDLHKVSYLVIVAKTDESTEEKLPDPTSIRAFVCKGNQSVTYGIGTWHAPMVVIDEKVPHIDFAVFIHENGVADEDVQECYFEPGYSIVYNQIEAKL is encoded by the coding sequence ATGGTATTGAAAACATTCAAAGTTGATGGGATATCTCCAATAAAGGCCGAGACTTTGACACCAGAGAGTTTTCTGAAATATGGAGGTGTAATCAGTGCAGATCACCAACTTGAAAAAGTACAAAGTTCAGAAGCAAACTACGGGACCGCTATAAAAATTCACAAGGTTGCTCCCATAGTTAACAATTATTCAAACTGCCCTAGTGGCAAGGAAGCGACGGCAAATTGGAACATTTTTAGATGCAAAGCTCCAAAGCATTTGATCAATCATGGAAGTTTAAATAGTGTTTACACATCAAAAGTATTAGAGAGACATCCGTTTAGTACCCAAACGTTTCTACCATTAGGTCAAGATTTGCATAAAGTTTCTTATTTAGTCATAGTGGCCAAAACAGATGAGAGCACGGAAGAGAAATTGCCTGATCCAACCCTGATTAGAGCGTTTGTTTGTAAAGGCAACCAATCGGTTACATACGGAATAGGCACTTGGCACGCACCAATGGTGGTTATCGATGAGAAAGTCCCACATATAGATTTTGCAGTATTCATTCACGAAAATGGTGTGGCTGACGAAGATGTTCAAGAATGTTACTTTGAACCAGGGTATAGCATTGTGTACAATCAGATTGAAGCAAAATTGTAA
- the FZO1 gene encoding mitofusin (Mitochondrial biogenesis protein; rat catheter and Spider biofilm induced): MGDFPNLEPDKRIDQNSHSDTNSVNDQASSTNDSVLSTSPSRLVYIPGESSLTRDGPLPLDGEEGSSSQRGFITRSNRQQVDTSLQQVQYNNNKIALDSSINQTIDLISELQDENKERPIFYPTEIEDDASVVLNSAKAHLALVRKNSTLKSISKSKIETDEKELPEFKILKISLKSGHGDNSNTMANLDKKSIANLLEKKLLQQVKYLLNLKDRIDDTTSKVFVTGDLNAGKSTFCNALLRRKILPEDQQPCTAVFCEVIDASKENNSIEEVHAVPIGKEYNIRDESTFEVYPLESLEDLVYDCDRFSLLKIYVLDHRSFQESLLHNGVIDIKLIDAPGLNMDSYQTTQVFSRQEEIDLVVFVVSAENHFTLSAKEFIAAAANEKRYVFIVVNRFDHIKDKEKCKRRILDQIKSLSPDTYKNAKEFVHFVSSSEVLNENGGGDDGDPDDDDNNNNDNNDHPDFDQLEASLRKFLLEKRSISKLLPVKDYLLNILLDLQTLSKINEKIYYDEKVDKLQELNNRVAPKYNDIMTKSVRIGDTINGLIESTCTEVYNETNKEIVTTVNNLGDKPIVKYPGLQYLFEYAKETQLAMIDIVLESVARSEEVAKKVTSNRVDEIIKYGQQTLNEEFLNDKVFNSDLMFTRRRDTIGKSIDDTFEINDFFDPSIESFLVFVGLPEKFVKSAKYQISYFNPVGMLTSIPQNAVTLKEQLPSQLTLHTLYSSSKILTTGALVHKMYQFSHYVTPKMVKKIAIPVIIGISGITIYYLLSDIPNALPRNQARKIKKQIGDLDYAHQNSARISRECRQVLNYPARQVMNNFQTSIDKRSNEKAELEKVIKDAEISSGFFKNLLTKVERQQGLLKEIDLESINFVE; encoded by the coding sequence ATGGGAGATTTTCCAAATCTAGAACCTGACAAGagaattgatcaaaattCACATTCCGATACTAACAGTGTGAATGATCAAGCTAGTTCAACAAATGATTCTGTGTTGTCAACCAGTCCTTCTCGTTTAGTTTATATTCCAGGAGAGTCCTCGTTAACTCGTGATGGACCTTTACCGCTAGATGGAGAAGAAGGTTCAAGTTCACAACGTGGGTTCATAACTCGCAGCAACCGTCAACAAGTCGATACATCGTTGCAACAAGTGCagtacaacaacaacaaaatagcATTAGACAGTTCTATCAATCAGAccattgatttaatttctgAATTACAAGatgaaaacaaagagaGACCTATATTTTATCCTACAGAAATCGAAGATGATGCCAGTGTTGTCTTAAACTCGGCAAAAGCACATTTGGCATTAGTTCGTAAAAATAGCACATTAAAGTCAATAAGTAAatccaaaattgaaaccgACGAAAAAGAACTACCAGAATtcaagattttgaaaatcagTTTAAAGTCGGGACACGGCGACAATAGCAACACCATGGCAAATTTGGATAAAAAGTCGATTGCCAATTtgttagaaaaaaaattgttacaacaagttaaatatttattaaatttgaagGATAGAATTGATGACACGACATCAAAAGTCTTTGTTACTGGTGATTTAAATGCCGGGAAATCTACATTTTGTAACGCTTTATTGAGAAGAAAGATTCTACCCGAAGATCAACAGCCCTGTACTGCGGTATTTTGTGAAGTTATAGATGCGTCGAAGGAAAATAATAGCATAGAAGAAGTACACGCAGTTCCAATAGGTAAAGAGTACAATATTCGAGATGAGTCTACATTCGAAGTCTATCCATTAGAAAGTTTAGAGGATTTGGTTTATGATTGCGATCGATTCagtttattgaaaatctATGTTTTGGACCATCGTAGTTTTCAAGAAAGTTTATTACACAATGGAGTTATAGatataaaattgattgatgcTCCTGGATTAAACATGGACCTGTATCAAACCACTCAAGTTTTCTCACGTCAAGAGGAAATTGACTTGGTGGTATTTGTTGTTAGTGCAGAAAACCATTTCACATTGTCGGcaaaagaatttattgctgctgctgcGAATGAAAAAAGGTACgtgtttattgttgtcaATAGATTTGATCATATCAAGGATAAAGAAAAGtgtaaaagaagaattttgGATCAAATCAAGAGCTTATCTCCGGATACTTATAAGAATGCCAAAgaatttgttcattttGTGAGTTCGAGTGAGGTGTTGAACGAAAATGGAGGTGGCGATGACGGTGATCCTGATGACGAtgacaacaataacaacgaCAATAATGATCATCCTGATTTTGACCAATTGGAGGCATCTTTGAGAAAGTTCCTTTTGGAAAAGAGATCCATTTCCAAATTATTGCCTGTTAAGGATTATTTACTTAATATCTTACTAGACTTACAAACATTATctaaaatcaatgaaaaaatctATTATGATGAAAAGGTTGATAAActtcaagaattgaataatcGAGTGGCCCCAAAGTATAACGACATTATGACCAAATCTGTGAGAATTGGTGATACGATCAATGGATTGATTGAATCTACCTGTACTGAGGTATACAATGAAACTAATAAGGAAATTGTCACTACTGTAAACAATTTGGGTGATAAACCAATAGTGAAATATCCTGGACTCCAATACTTGTTTGAATATGCCAAAGAGACCCAATTAGCAATGATCGATATAGTTTTAGAATCGGTTGCACGTAGTGAAGAAGTGGCCAAGAAGGTTACTTCAAATAGGGTAGATGAGATTATCAAATACGGACAACAGACTTTAAATGAAGAGTTTTTGAATGACAAGGTGTTTAATTCAGATTTGATGTTCACTAGAAGAAGAGATACCATTgggaaatcaattgatgatacttttgaaattaatgatttctttgatCCTTCAATTGAATCGTTTTTAGTATTTGTTGGGTTACCAGAGAAGTTTGTCAAGTCTGCCAAATACCAGATATCCTATTTTAATCCAGTTGGTATGTTGACATCTATACCTCAAAATGCAGTTACACTCAAGGAACAATTACCATCGCAACTTACTTTGCATACACTTTATTCATCAAGTAAAATTTTGACTACTGGTGCATTAGTACACAAAATGTACCAATTTTCACATTACGTTACCCCTAAAATGGTTAAAAAGATTGCTATCCCAGTAATCATTGGGATATCAGGGATTACCATATATTATCTTTTGAGTGATATTCCTAATGCATTACCTAGAAATCAAGCTAGGAAAATCAAGAAACAAATTGGCGATTTAGACTATGCCCATCAAAACTCAGCTCGAATCTCTCGTGAATGTCGTCAAGTATTAAACTATCCGGCAAGACAAGTGATGAATAATTTCCAAACCAGTATTGACAAGAGAAGTAACGAAAAAGCTGAATTAGAAAAGGTTATTAAAGATGCTGAAATTAGTTCTGGtttctttaaaaatttgttgactAAAGTTGAACGTCAACAAGGTTTACTCAAGGAGATTGATTTGGAGAGCattaattttgttgaataa